Below is a genomic region from Heliomicrobium undosum.
TTTCGACGCAGACAGAAAAACGATTGAATGAACTCAAGACAGACGTGGCGGAGAGGGTGAGAACAGACAGCGAGATCTTCAGGTTGGCAGAGGACAACCTGAAGGTTTTCGAAAAAGAGTTCATGCAACTGTACCTTTCCGATGCGAAGGTGACGAAGGAAGAGTTCTGGTCCTGCTACTTTGTGGACGCCCAGGGCGCCACCCGGATGAAGCGGGAATACTTTGATGGCCTCTACGGAAAAGACGGGAATTACATATACGGCATGTCCAGTTTCATCGGCAACAACCAAAGGGTGGATGATCCCGATTTTCAACGGCGCCTGGTGCTGGCGAACCGCGTGCTGACCCGCTTGGGGCCGGCGTGGGTAAACCGGTTCGCCAATGTGCACGTGGCCTTTCCCGAAAACGCCATTACGCTCTTCTACCCGGAAGAACCCTGGGGCTTGAATGCCCGGGCCGACCTGCCCATGAACGAACTCGGCGTCATCGGCGCTGTGAGCAAGCAGAAAAATCCGGAGCGGAGATCGATCTGGTCAGGACTGTATTTCGATGAGACGGCGAAAAAATGGATGATCACTTATATGGATCCCGTCGACTACGACGGACGCCACCTGATCACCCCGGGTCATGATCTCTATCTGACCGATCTGATGGAACGCCTGGTGGAAAGCTCCAATGACGGCACCTATAACTTCATCATCCGCAAAGACGGCTATCTTGTGGCGCACCCGAGCAATCCCAGCGATGCGCAGAAGTGGGTCGGACAACTGTCTCTCGATAAAATCGATATCCCTTCCGTCAAAGAGGCCTACCAACGGATTAGGGAAGAAATCAAAGACGAAACAGCGGAAGTCCGGATCATTCAGAATAAAACCCATGACAGTTACCTGGCTGTCGGGATGATCCGAGGACCGGAATGGTATTTCGTGCGGGTCCTGCCGGTGGCCAAGATCCGCGACGCCGCCCATCAGGAAGCGAGAAGGGTCTTCGTCGAAGGGATGACGGTGCTCTTCGCCGTTCTCCTTGTCGTCTATTCGGTGATGCGCTACCAGGCGGAAAAGCCCTTGCAACAATTGACCCACGCGGCCGAGGTGATCGGCAGCGGCGAAT
It encodes:
- a CDS encoding diguanylate cyclase produces the protein MISLCIVAVISFASYANVFSTQTEKRLNELKTDVAERVRTDSEIFRLAEDNLKVFEKEFMQLYLSDAKVTKEEFWSCYFVDAQGATRMKREYFDGLYGKDGNYIYGMSSFIGNNQRVDDPDFQRRLVLANRVLTRLGPAWVNRFANVHVAFPENAITLFYPEEPWGLNARADLPMNELGVIGAVSKQKNPERRSIWSGLYFDETAKKWMITYMDPVDYDGRHLITPGHDLYLTDLMERLVESSNDGTYNFIIRKDGYLVAHPSNPSDAQKWVGQLSLDKIDIPSVKEAYQRIREEIKDETAEVRIIQNKTHDSYLAVGMIRGPEWYFVRVLPVAKIRDAAHQEARRVFVEGMTVLFAVLLVVYSVMRYQAEKPLQQLTHAAEVIGSGEYGEVAEGRIPLPVQLNNEIGLLSTRFVEMAGSVKDAKENLERIVEERTQALEKANADLMEMSLLDGLTGIHNRRSFDRSLAHIFSDAKQGLGTFSVMMLDIDYFKSYNDTYGHAEGDGALKAIAAAIKGTIREEDRCFRYGGEEFVVIFNDANATAAEGIAERIIQSVHRLGIAHSESPYGIITVSGGIAEYDDAYAKPEEIVKAADQKLYIAKNKGRNRIAL